The Branchiostoma floridae strain S238N-H82 chromosome 8, Bfl_VNyyK, whole genome shotgun sequence genome has a segment encoding these proteins:
- the LOC118421190 gene encoding uncharacterized protein LOC118421190, which yields MEPEGKLFWVPGYNAVFLDQHLLLNKKTKFNSPQEFQKKHQTSKNTHVFICTTMFRESEEEMSQLIKSIRDMATSPSEEDRRKYESHILFDDGCKQGDLQHFAIQLLSIIHKMTKTGTDKDPHSLLDECIKWQTPYGLQLQFDWKTDEDDSRGMRFFIHLKDNLIVKNKKRWSQIMYMTYILDYAAYYKPLGMESGAIEDAQITRPPESSQEGSLRLHGQSPWEGAASNAEQFSQEISIDLGEELRVTGIVLQAGDSGTNGLVTKIKVEDQEIQVPWPDKAQADSTVTCLLEEEISTTNVKIALLDWNGRDDSPPKPPCLRMELLGYAEGDLDRDTYILATDADVKFTPKSANSLLDLAQWNPDVGAVCGRTHCLGSGPMYWLQLFDYAVGHWFQKAANSTLGTVLCCPGCFSVYRCSAVRECVSTYATKTEVAKDFLMKDMGEDRWLCTLMVERGKRLVYTSIAEDSTFVPESFDEFFNQRRRWGPSTVANQIELLRKWKRGDINNSSVSFLFMLYQLLLFFSFLIGPATAILIASGGLDFYLSGSFPLEATIAIMSILTFLFGFICLRYKQDTQLKWAKALGSLFGVVMIMVMVALVEKIVKTVVDFVDSGSIAAPGTNSTFGIEEGTREGATGGGSQDGGGDIFDSIGKTFRRMLGISQETKDETKANDPGKQDKPKAGADDKDDVTTPLLDTVDEEEEDGDDLTHADLSDIRQEAKSYGLEVVNVPGDGNCFFRAVAHDPSVRMNSAELRKEAVKHITNNQSTFQRFLSSDDGYEDFQQYLSRMGKEGTYADHIAIQATADVLKIPIHILNEDRPTTLIKPQQGSDRSPIFVGYLRDSKHYVATRTLKKVNGGMRRKSRRSAKVSMMVLPGQEVSEWLATVFSGDDYLKNLYEPSFINNGYDDTSYIAEMTSEDLEKIDIKDDLHRERLLSHIKKLKPRRFRSRIPNDTADWLTRIGLPEYIEKFERDFKGKHDLARLKSHNLQRLFDRLGIKKRAHIDRLKKSIASMREPTDEEKLHEEVRRLIEKKQVKDMAHAEPLMKKQHDIWEDLRDW from the exons ATGGAACCGGAGGGAAAG TTGTTCTGGGTTCCTGGCTACAATGCGGTGTTTCTGGACCAGCATCTTCTTCTGAACAAGAAGACGAAGTTTAACAGCCCCCAGGAGTTCCAGAAGAAACACCAGACGTCTAAGAACACGCACGTCTTCATCTGCACCACCATGTTCCGAGAG TCCGAGGAGGAGATGAGTCAGCTGATTAAGTCCATCCGGGACATGGCGACCAGCCCCAGCGAAGAGGACCGCCGGAAGTACGAGTCCCACATCCTGTTTGACGACGGTTGCAAGCAAGGTGACCTTCAACATTTCGCCATCCAGCTCCTGTCAATCATCCACAAGATGACCAAAA CCGGGACAGATAAGGATCCTCACAGCCTTCTCGATGAGTGCATCAAATGGCAGACTCCATATGGGCTGCAGCTGCAGTTCGACTGGAAAACTGACGAAGACGACAGCAGAGGCATGCGGTTCTTCATCCACCTCAAGGATAACCTGATC GTGAAAAACAAGAAGCGCTGGAGTCAGATCATGTACATGACCTACATACTGGACTATGCAG CTTACTACAAACCACTTGGAATGGAGAGTGGCGCCATCGAAGATGCGCAGATCACACGGCCACCAGAGTCTAGCCAAGAAGGCTCCCTCCGCTTGCACGGGCAGTCACCCTGGGAGGGTGCAGCTTCTAATGCCGAGCAG TTTTCGCAGGAAATATCGATCGACCTTGGAGAAGAGTTACGGGTGACGGGGATCGTGTTACAGGCAGGAGACTCAGGCACCAATGGACTCGTAACGAAGATCAAGGTTGAAGATCAG GAAATACAGGTTCCATGGCCTGATAAAGCCCAAGCCGACAGTACGGTAACGTGCCTTCTGGAAGAGGAGATCTCCACGACGAACGTAAAGATTGCACTTTTGGACTGGAATGGAAGGGACGACAGCCCACCGAAGCCACCATGTCTGAGGATGGAGTTACTGGGATATGCCGAAG GTGACCTTGACCGTGACACGTACATCCTGGCAACCGACGCTGACGTCAAGTTCACTCCAAAGTCAGCCAACTCGCTGCTCGACCTTGCGCAGTGGAACCCGGATGTAGGAGCCGTGTGCGGAAGGACACACTGTCTGGGCTCCGGACCGATGTACTGGCTACAGCTGTTCGACTACGCCGTGGGACACTGGTTTCAGAAG GCCGCTAACAGTACCCTGGGAACCGTGCTATGCTGTCCGGGCTGCTTCAGTGTGTACCGCTGCAGCGCCGTCAGAGAATGTGTCTCCACGTACGCCACAAAGACAGAGGTGGCCAAGGACTTCCTCATGAAGGACATGGGGGAGGACCGTTGGCTCTGCACACTCATG GTTGAGCGCGGGAAGCGGCTTGTCTACACCTCCATAGCCGAGGACAGCACCTTCGTGCCTGAGTCGTTCGACGAGTTCTTCAACCAGCGCAGGCGGTGGGGGCCTTCCACCGTGGCCAACCAA ATCGAGCTCCTGAGGAAGTGGAAGAGAGGCGACATCAACAACTCCTCCGTGTCCTTCCTCTTCATGCTGTACCAGCTGCTGCTCTTCTTCTCCTTTCTGATTGGCCCGGCCACTGCAATTCTCATTGCATCTG GTGGTTTGGACTTTTACCTGTCCGGCAGTTTCCCCTTGGAGGCGACTATAGCCATCATGTCGATCCTGACTTTCCTGTTCGGGTTCATCTGCCTTAGGTACAAGCAAGATACTCAGTTGAAG TGGGCCAAGGCTTTGGGTTCCCTGTTTGGAGTCGTTATGATCATGGTTATGGTAGCCCTGGTGGAGAAGATTGTGAAGACTGTTGTGGACTTCGTGGACAGTGGCAGTATCGCCGCACCAGGAACCAACTCGACCTTTGGCATCGAAGAGG GAACCCGAGAGGGAGCGACCGGAGGTGGGAGCCAGGACGGTGGGGGCGACATATTCGACTCCATCGGGAAAACTTTCCGAAGAATGTTGGG AATATCACAGGAAACTAAGGACGAGACCAAAGCTAACGATCCTGGTAAGCAAGACAAGCCCAAAGCTGGCGCTGATGACAAGGATGACGTCACCACGCCTCTCCTTGATACAGTagatgaagaagaggaggatGGGGATGACTTAACCCATGCAG ATCTAAGTGACATCAGACAAGAGGCGAAATCGTACGGTTTAGAAGTAGTCAATGTCCCGGGAGACGGGAACTGCTTCTTCCGTGCGGTTGCTCACGACCCAAGTGTCAGGATGAACAGTGCGGAACTTCGCAAGGAAGCCGTCAAGCACATAACAAAT AACCAATCTACCTTCCAGAGATTCCTTAGCAGTGATGACGGATATGAGGATTTTCAGCAGTATCTCAGTAGAATGGGTAAGGAGGGGACGTACGCGGATCATATCGCTATCCAGGCTACGGCAGACGTCTTGAAAATCCCCATCCACATCCTGAACGAGGACCGTCCTACCACGCTTATCAAACCGCAGCAAGGGTCAGACCGCAGTCCTATCTTTGTCGGATACTTACGTGACAGCAAGCACTATGTCGCCACGAGAACGCTCAAGAAAGTCAATG GTGGTATGAGGAGGAAGTCTCGACGCTCAGCAAAGGTCTCTATGATGGTCCTACCGGGGCAGGAGGTATCCGAATGGCTGGCTACGGTGTTCAGCGGGGACGATTATCTTAAG AATCTGTACGAGCCCAGTTTCATCAATAACGGATATGACGACACGAGCTACATAGCGGAAATGACGTCAGAG GACTTGGAGAAAATAGACATTAAAGATGACCTACACCGAGAACGTCTTCTGAGCCACATCAAGAAGTTAAAACCGCGCCGCTTCCGCAGTCGGATACCG AACGACACAGCTGATTGGCTGACCAGAATTGGGCTACCAGAGTACATTGAAAAGTTCGAGAGAGACTTCAAAGGGAAACACGATCTGGCCCGGCTTAAATCCCATAACCTACAACGGCTGTTCGACAGACTCGGGATAAAGAAGAGAG CTCACATTGACCGCCTGAAGAAGTCAATTGCCAGCATGAGGGAACCGACCGATG AGGAGAAACTGCATGAGGAAGTTAGGAGACTCATTGAAAAGAAACAAGTAAAAGACATGGCGCACGCTGAGCCACTCATGAAGAAACAACATGACATCTGGGAAGATCTGCGAGATTGGTAA